The Antechinus flavipes isolate AdamAnt ecotype Samford, QLD, Australia chromosome 5, AdamAnt_v2, whole genome shotgun sequence DNA segment GTGATTATGTCAACCAGATCAAGAACTGCAAAGGATCTCAAGAGACTAATGTACCCTgctatagttaaggaaactgagattccaGAAGAGAGTAAATGACTAGACCAGGACCACATAGTACTGTAGCAAGTTTAAGAGgtgagattcaaatccagctccttTGACTCCCACCTCAGTCTTCTTTACTTCAGCATTTTGGAGAAAAGGTTGAAAACCAGTATTTGGGACTTGAGAATCAGTAAATACAGTAGCCTGTAGTTTCCAAGCCAAAGGCATGAATAGCACCTTTGATTCAATTGGTCTGAATTCAGACAGTAAGAGTAGTCTCTCTGAAATATATTCAGgtgactttttcctctttttttttttttttttttttttttttgggggggggaacaaaaacaaaaacccaactaGACACATAAGGAGGAGGACAAGCAACTTCGGAGTTATGTTACACCGTGGCCTGTTCACAGCTGCCCAGGGAGGACTCCGAAGCACAAGGTGCATTACCTACGGCAGAAGGGACTTAACAGCCCAAGGGGGCTTCCCTCTGAGCTCCCCCCGGGTCCTGGCGCGTCTCCCGGCACGGGATGGGTAGTCCTTCCCACCTGGCTCAGTTGGCCCGTTACTCCCGGCAGTTCGGTTCAGTGTTAAATGGCCTCCCCAGGAGGTGAGCTCTCCCTGCCCCCCAGGGCTGGTTGCCGGAGGCTTCCTCTCCCCGTCCCGGGCAGGCTCCCCCCCCTCTCCACGTCCATCCCCCGCCCGGCTCGCAGACCCTGCGTCATTGCGGCTCGGAGGGATCCCGGCTCGGGGCTGCCCGGCTCGGGGGGCGCGGAGGGGATCTGCCGCTGTTCTCTCCATCTCTGCTCTCGAGCCGCGCCCTCCCGAACCCCAACTTTCCGGGGGTGGGCTGGGGAGGTGGGATGCACTTACCCGGCTGTCGGGCAGCCGCCGCGGCCAGGCAGAGGCAGAGCTGGAGGCAGAGGCGCGGGGCGCGCGGCGGCGGGCGCATGGACGGGCGGACGAGCGGACCGACAGAGCGGAGGGGCAGAGGCAGGCAGCCGCCGTGGCCTTGGCCGGGCTCCCCGCTGTCTGTCCCTCCCCGGCTGCGGGCGACAGGGCGTCGGGAGGCATGACGGGAAATTCCTGGGCAAGAGCAGCCAACTCCAAATATGAGCATAGACGgcgagagagggagagggaggacaAAGCGCCCGGGCAGGGCTGCGGGCTCGCGTCCCGCACCTCCGCCCTCGCCGCCGCCGCCTTCTCCCAAGTGGCATTCCAGCAGGCTTCGGTGGCCCATAGGTCCTGCCACTGGACCCCTGCCCCTCCAACTCAACTTTTCCTCcgtcttccccctttttttctctttcttttttctgctccctctctccttcctccttcaggTGGGTTTGGAACCTCTGCTTCCAAAGCTGGCACATCTTCTGGGAAccactctccttcctcctccttctccatcttcACAGCTACGAATAGAGCAGCTAACTGAACTGGAATCAGTTCGAACTCAGGACTTTGTGAGGAGAgtcagtttgcttcagtttcctcaactataaaatccaGCTAGATACAGGACTTAAAGGCaagaaggtctgggttcaaattctgcctcaggtaGTATCAGCCATGAGTCCCTGGGTGACTCTTTCTGTGCCTctctatgactcagtttcctcatttgtaaaaggacaGAGTTAAATATGTATGGTACTGTGGAAAGAACTCGGGCTCTGGAGCTCTGAAGTTTATCACCCAACTTGAACTCTTGACTTCTCACTATATGGCATCTGAGGTCCCTTCTCCAGCTAGAAAGCTTACcgattgtccaagatcacaaaagcAGAATGTGAAAGACATGGCTTTTAAATtgtgattccaagttcagtgttgTTTATGGTGTGCTATGTTGCCTCATCCTATTGCCCGAGATTGAAGAATCAAGGCCGCAAACTTGCTCCCTCTCCTCTTAATCCACCTTTTTATATACTGGACAATGTGGGGTCCTACTAAAATAGTCCAGGATTTTCAGTCAAGCCCTGGGTTGAAATCGCAGGGCATCCTTGGACAAGACATAGAGAAACATGTCTGGTTTGTAAAAGAGCAACTAAAGAGCTCAAGATAGATTTCCCAGAGGTGCTGGTATTGGGCTGAGCTTGGAAGGAGGGGAATTTTAAGAGATGGGGTGAGAAGAGAGTGTATTTCAGACTTTGGGGACAATTGTACATCTCCAGTTGAATATTAAATGTTAGCGGCTAGAAAATAAGTGGGAGATATTTGTCCAAATACTGTCCCGTATATCCAAAACTAAATTTATTCTTTCACTAAAACCCACCTCTCTTCCTaccatattttcattttgatttttgttgttgttgttaattatcttttggttttataacacctatttttccaaaattttcctctCAACCCCTTCCctt contains these protein-coding regions:
- the MSRB3 gene encoding methionine-R-sulfoxide reductase B3 isoform X3, with translation MGHRSLLECHLGEGGGGEGGGAGREPAALPGRFVLPLPLSPSMLIFGVGCSCPGISRHASRRPVARSRGGTDSGEPGQGHGGCLPLPLRSVGPLVRPSMRPPPRAPRLCLQLCLCLAAAAARQPGSCRDRKNCKVVFSQQELRKRLTPLQYHVTQEKGTESAFEGKYTSHKDRGMYKCIVCGTPLFNSETKYDSGSGWPSFHDVISSDAITFTDDFSHGMHRVETSCSQMRKLRPSPKFKYHGQII
- the MSRB3 gene encoding methionine-R-sulfoxide reductase B3 isoform X4; amino-acid sequence: MGHRSLLECHLGEGGGGEGGGAGREPAALPGRFVLPLPLSPSMLIFGVGCSCPGISRHASRRPVARSRGGTDSGEPGQGHGGCLPLPLRSVGPLVRPSMRPPPRAPRLCLQLCLCLAAAAARQPGSCRDRKNCKVVFSQQELRKRLTPLQYHVTQEKGTESAFEGKYTSHKDRGMYKCIVCGTPLFNSETKYDSGSGEKEDSLSQLLPSIYPEGM